One window of Cryobacterium arcticum genomic DNA carries:
- a CDS encoding sensor histidine kinase: MSSLAVRATPIPRDPTPPTSIGDGLPHSALTPVFSGLRIGLHLLIVALTGLVIVLTLWDAAPNAALIVALALLFLASYAGGGRLARTRPRGWVVPVWMALLLVEWLALTLLTEDAAFIVFPLFFLQLHVLPLRAGVPLVLLSVLLTIWSMSLHVGLSLGATLGPLVAAGVAVAVGLGYRALLREAGERQTLIDDLLATRAELAATARDAGTLAERQRLAREIHDTVAQGLSSIQLLLHAAERTVTDPAALDHLRLARDTAAANLQETRRFIRELTPPALDTQTLPGALARLAASMERPAPTDGRATRVSLHVTGDAVALPMSLETTLLRIAQGSLANVAQHADAGRAEITLSYMTDEVTLDIVDDGRGFTLTDAAAQSPDSFGLVAIRQRVEQLGGSFVLESAPGQGTAVAVTFPTGQVAA; this comes from the coding sequence ATGTCCAGCCTCGCCGTGCGCGCCACCCCGATCCCGCGGGATCCCACCCCGCCAACCAGCATCGGCGACGGCCTGCCGCATTCCGCCCTGACCCCGGTCTTCTCGGGGCTGCGGATCGGCCTGCACCTGCTGATCGTGGCGTTGACGGGGCTGGTGATCGTGCTCACCCTGTGGGACGCGGCCCCGAATGCGGCTCTTATCGTGGCGTTGGCCCTGCTGTTCCTCGCCAGCTACGCGGGCGGTGGCCGCCTGGCCAGGACCCGACCGCGCGGCTGGGTCGTGCCGGTCTGGATGGCCTTGCTGCTGGTCGAGTGGCTCGCGCTGACCCTGTTGACCGAGGATGCCGCGTTCATCGTCTTCCCCCTCTTCTTCCTCCAGTTGCACGTGCTGCCCCTGCGGGCGGGCGTTCCGCTGGTGCTGCTGAGCGTTCTCCTCACGATCTGGTCGATGAGCCTGCACGTGGGACTGAGCCTGGGAGCGACCCTGGGGCCGCTCGTGGCCGCGGGAGTGGCCGTCGCGGTCGGGCTGGGCTACCGGGCGCTGCTGCGGGAGGCCGGCGAACGGCAGACGCTCATCGACGACCTGCTGGCCACCCGTGCCGAGCTCGCCGCCACCGCCCGGGATGCGGGCACCCTCGCCGAACGCCAGCGCCTGGCCCGGGAGATCCACGACACCGTCGCGCAGGGGCTCTCGAGCATCCAACTGTTGTTGCACGCGGCCGAGCGCACCGTCACCGACCCGGCCGCCCTCGACCATCTGCGACTGGCCAGGGACACGGCCGCGGCGAACCTGCAGGAGACCCGCCGGTTCATCCGCGAACTCACCCCGCCGGCCCTGGACACCCAGACCCTGCCCGGCGCCCTGGCCAGGCTCGCGGCCTCGATGGAGCGCCCGGCGCCCACCGATGGGCGGGCCACCCGGGTGAGCCTGCACGTCACCGGGGACGCCGTGGCCCTGCCGATGTCGTTGGAAACCACCCTGCTGCGCATCGCCCAGGGGTCGCTGGCCAACGTCGCCCAGCACGCCGATGCCGGTCGCGCCGAGATCACGCTGAGCTACATGACCGATGAGGTCACCCTGGACATCGTCGACGACGGCCGGGGCTTCACTCTCACCGATGCGGCCGCCCAGAGCCCTGACTCGTTCGGGCTGGTCGCCATCAGGCAACGGGTGGAGCAACTCGGCGGCAGCTTCGTGCTCGAGTCCGCGCCGGGTCAGGGCACGGCCGTGGCCGTCACCTTCCCGACCGGGCAGGTGGCGGCATGA
- a CDS encoding ComEA family DNA-binding protein, translating to MDLDPFDSLAPVSRPGAAGWRARLREPGRARMRIGVGAAVVLLLAALGIAVAVTAVGQVGHSVEVAANRGAAGPAASGAATPGPDGPHGTAGVVGAQGSSGATAAGEEPDGDGATGEGTAAAPAIFVHVLGAVAHPGLFEVHDGARVVDAVAAAGGLLATADQSGVNLARLVSDGEQLYVPAQGEVVAGAPPVAAGGGGSGSGGGVTGSGAAAVRVNLNTATLAELDTLPRIGPTMAQRILDYRDAQGRFGSIDDLRNVTGIGDKTFAALQDLITV from the coding sequence ATGGACCTCGACCCGTTCGACAGCCTGGCGCCCGTATCTCGACCCGGGGCCGCCGGCTGGCGTGCCCGCCTGCGTGAACCCGGCCGGGCGCGGATGCGTATCGGCGTGGGCGCGGCCGTCGTGCTGCTGCTCGCAGCCCTGGGGATCGCCGTCGCCGTGACCGCCGTGGGCCAGGTGGGCCACAGCGTCGAGGTCGCCGCGAACCGGGGCGCGGCCGGCCCGGCTGCCTCAGGGGCAGCCACCCCCGGCCCTGACGGCCCCCACGGGACCGCGGGCGTCGTCGGCGCGCAGGGCTCGTCCGGAGCGACCGCCGCGGGGGAGGAACCGGACGGGGACGGCGCGACGGGTGAGGGTACCGCCGCGGCGCCGGCGATCTTCGTGCACGTGCTGGGGGCCGTGGCGCACCCCGGTCTCTTCGAGGTGCATGACGGCGCCCGGGTGGTCGACGCCGTGGCGGCCGCCGGCGGCCTCCTGGCCACGGCCGACCAGTCCGGCGTGAATCTGGCCCGCCTGGTCTCCGACGGCGAGCAGCTCTACGTGCCGGCCCAGGGCGAAGTCGTGGCCGGCGCGCCGCCCGTGGCCGCCGGCGGGGGAGGGAGCGGCAGTGGTGGGGGAGTCACCGGCAGCGGGGCCGCGGCCGTCAGGGTGAACCTCAACACGGCCACGCTGGCCGAGTTGGACACACTGCCGCGGATCGGACCGACGATGGCCCAGCGCATCCTGGACTACCGCGACGCGCAAGGCCGGTTCGGCAGTATCGACGACCTCCGCAACGTGACCGGGATCGGCGACAAGACCTTCGCCGCACTCCAGGACCTGATCACGGTCTGA
- the rpsT gene encoding 30S ribosomal protein S20, whose translation MANIKSQIKRILTNKKSQERNKAVKSEFKTAIRATRLAVAAGDKDKAVASLAVASKKLDKAVSKGVIHQNQAANKKSAIAKSVNAL comes from the coding sequence GTGGCAAATATCAAGTCGCAGATCAAGCGGATCCTCACGAACAAGAAGTCGCAGGAGCGCAACAAGGCGGTCAAGAGCGAGTTCAAGACGGCCATCCGGGCTACCCGCCTCGCCGTCGCCGCCGGTGACAAGGACAAGGCTGTCGCCAGCCTCGCCGTTGCTTCCAAGAAGCTCGACAAGGCCGTCAGCAAGGGCGTCATCCACCAGAACCAGGCAGCGAACAAGAAGTCCGCTATCGCCAAGTCGGTCAACGCGCTCTAG
- the leuS gene encoding leucine--tRNA ligase, translated as MNESHVAHEHDTQSNGPEEEDGYDFAAIQAKWAPIWDELEPFRTSDPDDKRPRKYVLDMFPYPSGDLHMGHAEVYALGDVVARYWRQQGFNVLHPIGWDSFGLPAENAAIKRGIDPRGWTYDNIAQQKKSMKLYAASFDWSRELHTSDPEYYKWNQWLFLQLYKKGLAYRKDSWVNWDPIDQTVLANEQVLADGTSDRSGAVVVKKKLTQWYFKITDYADRLLDDLNQLEGTWPAKVLNMQRNWIGRSIGADVDFAIEGRDAPVSVFTTRPDTLFGATFMVVAPDADLAAELVADSSPEVRERFAAYLVQVQNSTEIERQATDREKTGVFLERYAINPANGERLPIWAADYVLADYGHGAVMAVPAHDQRDLDFALRFDLPVRVVVDTTAPVTGVIPVITPGMLDGSEELPALDSDALDPAQSGTALTGEGRLVNSGALNGLTKANAIKRMIDTLVADGTGRATKNYRLRDWLISRQRYWGTPIPIIHGADGTEIPVPEDQLPVLLPPTEGLDLKPKGTSPLGGATDWVNVTNPIDGTPAKRDADTMDTFVDSSWYFLRFLNPTDDTKAFDPKEADKWAPVDQYVGGVEHAILHLLYARFITKVLFDLGYVTFTEPFTALLNQGMVILDGAKMSKSKGNLVYFTEEVDKFGVDAVRLTMAFAGPPEDDIDWADVSPVGSAKFLARAWRVARDVTSAPEVEWKTGDVALRRVTHRFLADAPSLIEAFKFNVVVARMMELVNATRKVIDTGAGAGDAAVREAAEVTAMALNLFAPYTAEDMWERLGYEPCVALAQWRKPDRSLLVAESVTAVVQVDGKVRDRLEVSPKISTDDLEALARASAAAIRSIGDREIVKVIVRAPRMVSIVTKP; from the coding sequence ATGAATGAGAGCCACGTGGCACACGAGCACGACACCCAGTCCAACGGTCCGGAAGAGGAAGACGGCTACGACTTTGCCGCCATCCAGGCGAAGTGGGCTCCCATCTGGGATGAACTCGAACCGTTCCGGACGAGCGACCCCGATGACAAACGCCCGCGCAAGTACGTGCTGGACATGTTCCCGTATCCCTCGGGCGACCTGCACATGGGCCACGCCGAGGTGTACGCGCTCGGTGACGTCGTGGCGCGGTACTGGCGCCAGCAGGGCTTCAACGTGCTGCACCCCATCGGGTGGGACTCCTTCGGCCTGCCCGCCGAGAACGCCGCTATCAAGCGCGGCATCGACCCGCGCGGCTGGACCTACGACAACATCGCGCAGCAGAAGAAGAGCATGAAGCTCTACGCGGCCTCGTTCGACTGGTCGCGGGAACTGCACACGAGCGACCCCGAGTACTACAAGTGGAACCAGTGGCTGTTCCTGCAGCTCTACAAGAAGGGCCTGGCCTACCGCAAGGACAGCTGGGTCAACTGGGACCCGATCGACCAGACCGTGCTCGCCAACGAGCAGGTCCTCGCCGACGGCACCAGCGATCGCAGCGGCGCCGTCGTGGTGAAGAAGAAGCTCACCCAGTGGTACTTCAAGATCACCGACTACGCGGACCGTCTGCTCGACGACCTCAACCAGCTCGAGGGCACCTGGCCGGCCAAGGTGCTCAACATGCAGCGCAACTGGATCGGCCGCTCCATCGGCGCCGATGTCGACTTCGCCATCGAGGGCCGCGACGCCCCGGTCAGCGTGTTCACGACCCGCCCGGACACCCTCTTCGGCGCCACCTTCATGGTCGTCGCCCCGGATGCCGACCTGGCCGCCGAGCTCGTCGCCGACTCCTCGCCCGAGGTGCGCGAGCGTTTCGCCGCCTACCTGGTGCAGGTGCAGAACAGCACCGAGATCGAACGCCAGGCCACCGACCGGGAGAAGACCGGCGTCTTCCTCGAGCGGTACGCCATCAACCCGGCCAACGGCGAGCGCCTGCCCATCTGGGCCGCCGACTACGTGCTGGCCGACTACGGCCACGGCGCGGTCATGGCCGTGCCGGCGCACGACCAGCGCGACCTCGACTTCGCCCTGCGCTTCGACCTGCCGGTTCGGGTCGTCGTCGACACCACCGCCCCCGTCACCGGGGTCATCCCGGTCATCACCCCCGGGATGCTGGACGGCTCCGAGGAGCTGCCGGCGCTGGACTCCGACGCCCTCGACCCGGCCCAGTCCGGCACCGCCCTGACCGGGGAAGGCCGCCTGGTCAACTCCGGCGCGCTCAACGGTCTCACCAAGGCCAACGCCATCAAGCGGATGATCGACACTCTCGTGGCCGACGGAACCGGGCGCGCGACCAAGAACTACCGCCTGCGCGACTGGTTGATCTCCCGCCAGCGTTACTGGGGCACCCCCATCCCCATCATCCACGGCGCAGACGGCACCGAGATCCCGGTCCCGGAGGACCAGCTGCCCGTGCTGCTGCCGCCGACGGAGGGCCTCGACCTCAAGCCCAAGGGAACCTCGCCGCTCGGCGGTGCCACCGACTGGGTGAACGTGACGAACCCGATCGACGGCACACCGGCCAAGCGCGACGCCGACACCATGGACACCTTCGTGGACAGTTCCTGGTACTTCCTGCGGTTCCTCAACCCCACCGACGACACCAAGGCCTTCGACCCCAAGGAAGCCGACAAGTGGGCGCCCGTCGACCAGTACGTCGGTGGTGTCGAACACGCCATCCTGCACCTGCTCTACGCGCGCTTCATCACCAAGGTGCTCTTCGACCTGGGCTACGTCACCTTCACCGAGCCGTTCACTGCGCTGCTCAACCAGGGCATGGTCATCCTCGACGGCGCCAAGATGAGCAAGAGCAAGGGCAACCTGGTCTACTTCACGGAAGAGGTCGACAAGTTCGGTGTCGACGCCGTGCGCCTGACCATGGCGTTCGCCGGGCCGCCCGAAGACGACATCGACTGGGCGGACGTGTCCCCGGTCGGCTCGGCGAAGTTCCTGGCCCGCGCCTGGCGTGTCGCCCGCGACGTCACGAGCGCCCCCGAGGTGGAGTGGAAGACCGGGGACGTGGCGCTGCGTCGCGTCACCCACCGCTTCCTCGCCGACGCCCCGTCGCTCATCGAGGCGTTCAAGTTCAATGTCGTCGTCGCCCGCATGATGGAGCTCGTCAACGCCACCCGCAAGGTCATCGACACCGGCGCGGGCGCCGGCGACGCCGCCGTGCGTGAGGCGGCCGAGGTGACCGCCATGGCCCTGAACCTCTTCGCGCCGTACACCGCGGAGGACATGTGGGAACGCCTGGGCTACGAGCCCTGTGTCGCTCTGGCCCAGTGGCGGAAGCCCGACCGCAGCCTGCTCGTGGCCGAGTCGGTCACCGCCGTGGTGCAGGTCGACGGCAAGGTGCGCGACCGCCTCGAGGTGTCCCCGAAGATCTCCACCGACGACCTGGAAGCTCTCGCTCGGGCGTCCGCCGCCGCGATCCGGTCGATCGGCGATCGCGAGATCGTCAAGGTGATCGTCCGGGCACCGCGCATGGTGAGCATCGTCACCAAGCCGTAG
- a CDS encoding alpha/beta fold hydrolase, translating into MPVPVVLVHGIRTSASMWRHQREVLAAAGHPVLAIDLPGHGSRLGEEFTVAGALAAIDAGVDALGGRVVLVGLSLGGYYAIAYAARHPDRVLALVAVGSAFEPGGPGLAGYRLLARLIHRLPDRGLRLHTFLVRRMLPPAGAADVLAGGVALEVMDAGLRETGTLTPLTDLAAYPGRVWLVNGAWDHFRLHQKRFLRASRHGTLVTVPGAGHLVSLHRPHRFDRVLGQILAEVEARPGRDQPDSVHGRAG; encoded by the coding sequence ATGCCGGTCCCGGTCGTCTTGGTGCACGGCATCCGCACGTCGGCCAGCATGTGGCGGCACCAGCGCGAGGTGCTGGCCGCGGCCGGTCACCCGGTGCTCGCCATCGACCTGCCCGGGCACGGGTCGAGGCTGGGCGAGGAGTTCACCGTGGCCGGTGCCCTCGCTGCCATCGATGCCGGCGTCGACGCCCTCGGCGGCCGGGTCGTGCTCGTGGGCCTCTCGCTCGGCGGGTACTACGCCATCGCCTACGCCGCCCGGCACCCGGACCGGGTGCTCGCCCTCGTGGCCGTGGGGTCGGCGTTCGAACCCGGCGGGCCCGGCTTGGCCGGCTACAGGCTGCTCGCCCGGCTGATCCACCGGCTGCCCGACCGCGGACTCCGGTTGCACACGTTCCTGGTGCGGCGGATGCTCCCGCCGGCCGGCGCCGCCGATGTCCTCGCCGGAGGCGTGGCCCTGGAGGTCATGGACGCGGGGTTGCGGGAGACGGGGACCCTGACACCGCTGACCGATCTGGCGGCCTACCCGGGCCGGGTCTGGCTGGTCAACGGGGCGTGGGACCATTTCAGGCTGCACCAGAAACGCTTCCTGCGCGCGAGTCGGCACGGCACCCTCGTGACGGTTCCCGGCGCCGGTCATCTGGTGAGCCTGCACCGTCCGCACCGGTTCGATAGAGTGCTCGGGCAGATCCTCGCCGAGGTGGAGGCCCGCCCAGGACGAGATCAGCCCGATTCGGTGCATGGTCGGGCCGGATAG
- a CDS encoding ComEC/Rec2 family competence protein → MSGTVSRSRLALGRVDLRLVLPAAACWTSAGLLVAAPGEAAYVVIVLGAVAAGALVWAGGSSRAAGRPHTDGPSWPARLLGTVMVCCAAAALAGLAVAVQAPDRYPEGVRAAIAAHEEVTARLTVASSAVPGPRAAFGGSAQVRFRATLTTLEGAPAHRSEPAPAAAGRSGRTGLVVPVVVFARVSESPPRIGEEVRVAGTLVATDPGDAAAALLFARDAAEVLSPAPWWLAWANTLRAGFAAASGTLPRDGAALLPGLAIGDTSAVSDDLDSAMKLSSLSHLTAVSGANCAIVLALALLVAAALGLGRLWRIGVGLAVLAGFVVLVTPEPSVVRAAAMATAVLVSGSMGRPGRGLSALAIATLCLVIADPWLSRSYGFALSVLATLGLLLLAAPLSRRLARWLPRPLATVLAIPLAAQLACQPVLVLLSPTLPAYGVPANLLAGPAAPLATIVGLAGCLLLSFLPGLATWLIWLAWLPATWIAAVARTSAVLPGSSLPWLGGPAGVLLTVACTAAVLGLALRRTPLVLRILSAGLVCVTVGCTLGTLVGTGLGRAAAFPADWQIAACDIGQGDAVLVRDGERVALVDVGPDPALLTHCLDTLGIDTVDLLVLTHYDLDHVGGLDAVIGRVGTALVGVPENADDALLHSRLVEGGAEVREAARGDSGILGGLAWQILWPIRGSPLMQTGNPGSVTILFDGAGIRSVFLGDLNEEAQNALLAAGPIGQVDVVKVAHHGSRDQSAALYAQLRASVGLVSVGADNGYGHPTTSLLDVLASTGTAVVRTDQDGMAVLAPTARAPAVGQTSVDEAAPPGAAGAALRVWTERVGGTRVGTTRVGSVGGSG, encoded by the coding sequence ATGAGCGGCACGGTGTCCCGATCCCGTCTGGCGCTCGGCCGCGTCGACCTCCGGCTGGTGCTCCCCGCCGCGGCCTGCTGGACGTCGGCCGGACTCCTGGTGGCCGCGCCAGGGGAGGCTGCCTATGTGGTGATCGTTCTGGGCGCGGTGGCGGCGGGCGCCCTGGTCTGGGCGGGCGGGAGCAGTCGCGCCGCCGGGCGTCCGCACACCGATGGTCCGTCGTGGCCCGCCCGGCTGCTGGGCACCGTAATGGTGTGCTGTGCGGCGGCCGCGCTGGCCGGTCTCGCCGTGGCGGTGCAGGCACCGGACCGGTACCCAGAGGGCGTGCGCGCCGCCATCGCGGCACACGAGGAGGTCACCGCGAGGCTCACCGTAGCCTCCAGCGCCGTTCCCGGTCCGCGCGCAGCCTTCGGCGGGTCGGCGCAGGTACGTTTCCGGGCCACGCTCACGACATTGGAGGGGGCACCGGCACACCGGTCGGAGCCCGCGCCCGCGGCGGCGGGCCGTTCCGGCCGCACCGGATTGGTCGTGCCCGTCGTGGTCTTCGCGCGGGTGTCCGAGTCCCCTCCGCGGATCGGGGAGGAGGTGAGGGTGGCCGGGACCCTCGTGGCCACCGATCCCGGTGACGCCGCGGCGGCCCTGCTGTTCGCCAGGGACGCAGCCGAGGTGCTGAGCCCGGCCCCGTGGTGGTTGGCCTGGGCCAACACCCTGCGTGCGGGCTTCGCCGCCGCGTCGGGCACGCTGCCAAGAGACGGGGCCGCGTTGCTGCCCGGGCTCGCCATCGGCGACACGTCGGCGGTGAGCGACGACCTCGACAGCGCGATGAAACTCAGCTCCCTCAGCCACCTCACGGCGGTCTCCGGCGCGAACTGCGCGATCGTGCTGGCTCTTGCCCTGCTGGTCGCCGCCGCGCTCGGCCTGGGCCGGCTGTGGCGGATCGGCGTCGGTCTGGCGGTCCTGGCCGGCTTCGTGGTCCTGGTGACCCCGGAACCCAGCGTGGTGCGCGCCGCGGCCATGGCCACCGCGGTGCTCGTATCCGGCTCGATGGGCCGGCCGGGCCGGGGCCTGTCCGCCCTGGCCATCGCCACGCTCTGCCTGGTCATCGCGGATCCCTGGTTGTCGCGCAGCTACGGCTTCGCCCTCTCGGTGCTCGCGACGCTCGGCCTGCTGCTGCTCGCGGCGCCACTCAGCCGCCGCCTGGCGCGCTGGCTGCCCCGACCGCTGGCCACGGTCCTGGCGATCCCGCTCGCCGCCCAGCTGGCCTGCCAGCCCGTCCTGGTGCTGCTCAGCCCCACCTTGCCGGCTTACGGTGTGCCGGCGAACCTGCTCGCGGGCCCCGCTGCACCCCTGGCCACCATCGTGGGCCTGGCCGGATGCCTCCTGCTTTCGTTCCTGCCCGGGCTCGCCACCTGGCTGATCTGGCTGGCCTGGCTACCGGCCACCTGGATAGCAGCGGTCGCCCGCACGAGCGCCGTTCTGCCCGGCAGCAGCCTGCCCTGGCTGGGCGGACCCGCAGGGGTGCTGCTCACGGTGGCCTGTACAGCGGCGGTGCTCGGCCTTGCGCTCCGCCGGACCCCGCTCGTGCTGCGCATCCTGAGCGCCGGCCTGGTCTGCGTGACCGTGGGGTGCACTCTGGGCACCCTGGTGGGCACGGGCCTCGGGCGGGCCGCGGCGTTCCCCGCCGACTGGCAGATCGCGGCCTGCGACATCGGCCAGGGTGACGCGGTCCTGGTGCGCGACGGCGAACGGGTGGCGTTGGTCGACGTCGGTCCGGACCCGGCGCTGCTGACACACTGCCTGGACACCCTGGGGATCGACACCGTTGACCTGCTCGTGCTCACACACTACGACCTGGACCATGTCGGCGGACTGGATGCGGTGATCGGCCGGGTGGGAACCGCCCTGGTGGGGGTGCCGGAGAACGCCGACGACGCCTTGCTGCACTCCCGGCTGGTCGAGGGTGGGGCCGAGGTACGGGAGGCGGCGCGGGGAGACAGCGGCATCCTCGGCGGCCTCGCCTGGCAGATCCTCTGGCCGATCCGGGGCTCCCCGCTCATGCAGACAGGCAACCCGGGAAGCGTCACGATCCTCTTCGACGGAGCCGGCATCCGGTCGGTGTTCCTGGGCGACCTCAACGAGGAGGCCCAGAACGCCCTCCTCGCCGCCGGGCCGATCGGGCAGGTCGACGTGGTGAAGGTGGCCCACCACGGTTCCCGCGACCAGAGCGCCGCGCTGTACGCCCAGTTGCGGGCGTCGGTGGGGCTGGTCTCGGTCGGCGCCGACAACGGCTACGGGCATCCGACCACATCGCTGCTTGACGTGCTCGCCTCGACGGGCACGGCCGTTGTGCGCACCGACCAGGACGGGATGGCCGTTCTCGCCCCCACCGCGCGGGCGCCCGCCGTCGGCCAGACCAGCGTGGACGAGGCGGCGCCGCCCGGGGCGGCCGGTGCGGCGCTCCGGGTCTGGACCGAACGGGTCGGCGGCACCCGGGTGGGCACCACCAGGGTCGGGAGCGTCGGGGGCTCCGGTTAG
- a CDS encoding response regulator codes for MIRVLLADDHPVVRAGLRALLGAEPDLVVELEAGTAEEAVTLAASGRVDVVLMDLQFGGAAPGAPRQTGTMQGAEATRRVRAIPGAPHVLILTNYDTDADILGAIEAGASGYLLKDAPPAELITAVRAAAAGQSALAPAIVTRLADRSRVPESRLSPREVEVLGLVAAGRSNRQIGQDLFLSEATVKSHLVHIFGKLGVGSRTSAVASARASGTIRGA; via the coding sequence ATGATCCGGGTCCTGCTCGCCGACGACCACCCCGTGGTGCGGGCCGGCCTGCGGGCCCTGCTCGGCGCGGAACCCGACCTGGTCGTGGAGCTCGAGGCCGGCACGGCCGAGGAGGCGGTGACGCTGGCGGCGTCCGGACGGGTCGATGTCGTGCTCATGGACCTGCAGTTCGGCGGGGCAGCGCCCGGCGCCCCGAGGCAGACGGGAACCATGCAGGGGGCCGAGGCCACCCGGCGGGTGCGCGCGATTCCCGGCGCCCCGCACGTGTTGATCCTGACGAATTACGACACGGATGCCGACATCCTCGGTGCCATCGAGGCCGGCGCCAGCGGCTATCTGCTCAAGGACGCCCCGCCGGCCGAGCTCATCACGGCCGTGCGCGCTGCCGCGGCCGGCCAGAGCGCCCTCGCACCGGCCATCGTGACCCGCCTGGCCGACCGCTCCAGGGTTCCGGAGAGCCGGCTCTCCCCGCGCGAGGTCGAGGTGCTCGGTCTCGTCGCCGCCGGCCGGTCCAACCGGCAGATCGGGCAGGACCTGTTCCTCAGCGAGGCGACCGTGAAGTCCCATCTGGTGCACATCTTCGGCAAGCTCGGGGTGGGGTCGCGCACCTCGGCGGTGGCCAGCGCCCGAGCGTCCGGAACCATCAGGGGAGCCTGA
- the holA gene encoding DNA polymerase III subunit delta produces the protein MAARTTAQARTGKPAAKASAAKIPQLAWHQVRPAPVVLVSGTETFLADRAIRSLRDFLKLEDPSLEVSDIQADSYAPGELLTLASPSLFGEPRMIRVSSVEKCSDTFLTEAIDYLQNPADDTYVVLRHGGGVRGKKLLDTIRSGVGGAVEVVCAELKKDSDKHDFATAEFRAAGKRVTPSALRSLVAAFSDDLAELSAACQQLIADTGAEVTETTVDRYYGGRVETNAFKVADSAIAGRLGEALVTLRHALSSGADPVPIVAAFASKIRTMAKVFGARGGSAQLAASLSLAPWQVERAQRDLRGWSDEGLARCIVMLAETDAAVKGAGRDPVFALERLVTVIAKRGD, from the coding sequence GTGGCCGCACGAACAACCGCACAGGCACGAACCGGCAAGCCGGCCGCGAAGGCGAGTGCAGCGAAGATTCCCCAGCTCGCCTGGCACCAGGTGCGACCGGCACCCGTGGTACTGGTGTCCGGCACCGAGACGTTCCTCGCCGACCGCGCCATCCGCTCCTTGCGGGACTTCCTCAAGCTGGAGGATCCCAGCCTCGAGGTCAGCGACATCCAGGCCGACAGCTACGCCCCCGGCGAGCTGCTCACCCTGGCCAGCCCGTCGCTCTTTGGCGAACCGCGGATGATCCGGGTCAGCTCGGTGGAGAAATGCAGCGACACCTTCCTCACCGAAGCCATCGACTACCTGCAGAACCCGGCCGATGACACCTATGTCGTGCTACGCCACGGCGGGGGAGTCCGCGGCAAGAAGCTGCTCGACACCATCCGCAGCGGAGTGGGCGGCGCCGTCGAGGTGGTCTGCGCCGAACTGAAGAAGGATTCCGACAAGCACGACTTCGCGACAGCGGAGTTCCGGGCCGCCGGGAAGCGCGTCACACCGAGCGCCCTGCGTTCCCTCGTGGCCGCCTTCTCCGACGACCTCGCCGAACTGTCGGCCGCCTGCCAGCAGCTCATCGCGGACACCGGCGCCGAGGTGACCGAGACCACGGTGGACCGCTACTACGGCGGCCGGGTCGAGACCAACGCCTTCAAGGTGGCCGATTCCGCGATCGCCGGCCGGCTGGGGGAGGCGCTCGTGACCCTGAGGCACGCGCTGTCGTCCGGGGCGGACCCGGTTCCGATCGTCGCCGCGTTCGCGAGCAAGATCCGCACCATGGCCAAGGTCTTCGGCGCCCGCGGGGGATCCGCTCAGCTGGCGGCCAGCCTGAGCCTGGCTCCGTGGCAGGTGGAGCGCGCCCAGCGCGACCTCCGCGGCTGGTCGGACGAGGGTCTGGCCCGGTGCATCGTGATGCTCGCCGAGACGGATGCCGCGGTCAAGGGCGCCGGGCGCGACCCGGTCTTCGCGCTCGAACGCCTCGTGACGGTAATCGCCAAACGCGGGGACTAG